A region from the Lentimicrobiaceae bacterium genome encodes:
- a CDS encoding L-serine ammonia-lyase, iron-sulfur-dependent, subunit alpha encodes MITENQMLDILFEEVVPAEGCTEPIALAYIGAKVREILGTIPNKVQIHVSGNIIKNVKSVIIPNSGGMIGIESAVALGVVAGDSSKELMVISELNDDDIEKTKQFMKEADIRIIHEPTDIKLYFLIKAQSDTDDASVEVKHIHTNITKIERNGEILLKQPCNDSDFNSPVKDREKLTLKAIYDVAQSVELSKIEPLFDKVIKMNSAIADEGLKGTYGINIGQIIRENIKNGIYGDDARNNAASYAAAGADARMSGCPLPVMTASGSGNQGITASLALIEYARYTNSSKENLIRALFFSHMATVHIKTNVGRLSAYCGVVCAAAAFSGALCLIQDKSFEVVSHAITNTLGDISGIICDGAKASCAKKIATSMYAAFDGAMLACAGRYLHGGDGIIDDDVEKTLMNIRTLSQSGMKITDEVIIDIMSNNSNRR; translated from the coding sequence ATGATTACAGAAAATCAAATGCTCGACATATTATTTGAAGAGGTGGTACCTGCCGAAGGCTGCACCGAACCTATAGCTTTGGCATACATAGGAGCAAAAGTAAGAGAAATTTTGGGAACTATTCCTAACAAAGTACAGATACATGTTTCAGGAAACATAATAAAGAATGTAAAAAGTGTGATTATCCCCAACAGTGGCGGTATGATTGGGATTGAATCTGCGGTGGCATTAGGTGTAGTAGCCGGCGATTCTTCAAAAGAGCTTATGGTTATCAGCGAACTTAACGACGATGATATTGAAAAGACCAAACAATTTATGAAAGAAGCTGATATTAGAATTATTCACGAACCAACCGATATTAAATTGTATTTTCTGATAAAAGCTCAAAGCGACACTGATGATGCTTCTGTCGAAGTAAAACATATACACACAAACATAACCAAGATTGAAAGAAACGGCGAAATATTACTAAAACAACCTTGCAACGATTCCGATTTTAATTCGCCTGTTAAAGACAGAGAGAAACTGACATTAAAAGCTATATACGATGTAGCTCAAAGCGTTGAATTAAGCAAAATCGAACCGCTTTTTGATAAAGTAATAAAAATGAATTCGGCTATTGCCGACGAAGGTTTAAAAGGGACTTACGGAATAAATATTGGTCAGATAATTAGAGAAAACATAAAAAACGGCATATACGGCGACGATGCTAGAAACAACGCAGCTAGCTACGCAGCAGCAGGAGCAGATGCACGTATGAGCGGCTGTCCGCTACCCGTTATGACAGCTAGTGGCAGTGGCAATCAAGGGATAACTGCGTCGTTGGCTTTAATCGAATATGCCAGATATACAAATTCTAGCAAAGAGAATTTAATAAGAGCTTTATTTTTCTCGCATATGGCTACAGTCCATATCAAAACCAATGTCGGACGTCTTTCTGCGTACTGCGGTGTTGTTTGTGCAGCCGCCGCTTTTTCGGGAGCTTTGTGCCTAATTCAAGATAAATCGTTTGAAGTAGTTTCTCATGCAATAACCAATACATTGGGCGACATTTCAGGTATTATTTGCGATGGAGCAAAAGCTTCCTGTGCAAAGAAAATAGCTACAAGCATGTATGCAGCTTTTGACGGAGCTATGCTTGCTTGTGCTGGCAGATACCTACACGGAGGAGACGGAATTATTGACGACGACGTTGAAAAAACTTTGATGAACATTCGTACTCTGTCGCAATCGGGTATGAAAATTACCGACGAAGTTATTATAGATATCATGAGTAATAACAGTAACAGAAGATAA
- a CDS encoding magnesium transporter CorA family protein yields the protein MLQTLKIGTLRWLHIQDPSDEDLEFLKDNFHFHPLDIEDCKSRNQRPKIDVYDDYYFLILHFPNYDRFKRLLKTKEVKIFWGEDYIITIGKSHWVVSSLFDNVMQQNDPYELLQAGTSDSLLYKIIERLMHETYQLISKMGIELDLINRELFSKNADKTIERISVTRRNMIQLNTIFKPQIRLFQGFESGHIEGFAENMEDYWGNILDYYQKMWDMIEDYEELIEGLSKTFDSLQTNRTNEIMKALTLISSILLPLTFVASLYGMNVNLPFAGLKNSFWLLLSIMLFISIAFILLFKRKRWM from the coding sequence ATGCTACAAACGTTAAAAATAGGAACTCTTAGATGGCTTCATATTCAAGATCCTAGCGATGAAGATTTGGAATTTTTGAAAGATAATTTCCACTTTCACCCATTGGATATTGAAGACTGTAAGAGCAGAAATCAGCGTCCGAAAATAGACGTTTACGACGACTATTACTTTTTAATTTTGCATTTTCCAAATTACGACAGATTTAAACGCTTGCTTAAAACCAAAGAAGTCAAAATTTTTTGGGGCGAAGATTATATCATCACAATAGGCAAATCTCATTGGGTTGTTAGTTCACTGTTTGACAATGTTATGCAACAAAACGACCCATACGAATTGCTACAAGCCGGTACTTCCGACTCATTGCTTTACAAAATTATTGAAAGACTCATGCACGAGACCTATCAGCTGATTAGCAAAATGGGAATTGAGTTGGATTTGATAAACAGAGAACTGTTTAGCAAAAATGCCGATAAAACTATTGAAAGAATTTCTGTTACCCGCAGAAATATGATACAGCTTAACACAATTTTTAAACCACAAATTCGTCTTTTCCAAGGCTTTGAATCAGGTCATATTGAAGGTTTTGCCGAAAACATGGAAGACTATTGGGGTAATATTTTGGACTACTACCAAAAAATGTGGGATATGATTGAAGATTACGAAGAGTTGATTGAAGGCTTATCAAAAACCTTTGATTCGTTGCAGACAAACAGAACCAACGAGATTATGAAAGCTCTTACACTTATTTCTTCAATTTTACTTCCCTTAACTTTCGTTGCGAGTTTGTACGGCATGAACGTCAATTTGCCTTTTGCCGGTTTAAAAAATTCGTTTTGGTTACTACTATCCATTATGCTATTTATTTCTATAGCATTTATTCTGCTTTTTAAGCGAAAACGCTGGATGTAG
- a CDS encoding tetratricopeptide repeat protein translates to MKALRITILLLLTLSVFTACFNNKAKLQNRIQQNESRLSQPGLPDTTAINKLIVDYEQFAKKYPSDTLSPEYLYRAASWANSIGKAFKSIEIYNKILSDYPDWEKIPETIFTLGFTYDNYLNDYVSANKTYNQFLATYPDHELAKDVEGLLYYLGKSPEEMILDFERKNQDTTDN, encoded by the coding sequence ATGAAAGCATTAAGAATTACAATTTTATTACTTCTGACCTTATCGGTTTTTACGGCTTGTTTTAACAATAAAGCCAAGTTACAAAACAGAATTCAGCAAAATGAAAGCAGATTAAGTCAACCTGGTTTGCCCGATACCACAGCTATAAATAAATTGATTGTCGATTACGAACAATTTGCAAAAAAATATCCGAGCGACACTCTTTCGCCCGAATATTTGTATAGGGCTGCTTCGTGGGCTAACAGCATAGGTAAGGCTTTTAAGTCTATTGAAATTTACAATAAAATATTATCGGATTATCCCGACTGGGAAAAAATTCCCGAAACCATTTTTACTCTAGGTTTCACTTATGATAATTATTTAAACGATTACGTTTCGGCAAATAAAACGTACAACCAATTTTTGGCAACATATCCCGACCATGAATTGGCAAAAGATGTGGAAGGATTGTTATATTACTTAGGCAAATCGCCGGAGGAAATGATTTTGGATTTTGAAAGGAAGAACCAAGATACAACTGATAATTAG
- the ruvX gene encoding Holliday junction resolvase RuvX — protein sequence MGRIVAIDYGQKRTGIAVSDETKTYAFPLDTVPTASVFDFLDKYIKENAVECIVVGLPKDMQNQLSESARFTEPFVKKLSKTYPNIPIVRIDERFTSKMATQAIISSGAKKKKRSDKALVDTVSATIILQSYLQTIELQEKQK from the coding sequence TTGGGTAGAATAGTAGCAATAGATTACGGTCAGAAACGGACAGGAATAGCAGTAAGCGATGAGACAAAGACTTATGCTTTTCCGCTCGATACTGTTCCTACAGCAAGCGTGTTTGATTTTTTGGACAAGTACATCAAAGAAAATGCTGTAGAATGTATAGTTGTCGGGTTGCCTAAGGATATGCAAAACCAACTTTCCGAATCGGCGCGATTTACCGAGCCATTTGTGAAAAAGTTGAGTAAAACCTATCCGAATATACCAATTGTTAGGATTGACGAGAGGTTTACATCAAAAATGGCAACACAAGCTATAATTTCGTCGGGAGCGAAGAAAAAAAAACGCAGCGACAAGGCATTGGTTGATACAGTAAGCGCTACTATAATACTACAATCGTATTTACAAACAATAGAATTGCAAGAAAAACAGAAATGA
- a CDS encoding glutamine--tRNA ligase/YqeY domain fusion protein codes for MSNNTENIDNLENTPTNFIHQIIEEELAEGKNEGRVHTRFPPEPNGHLHIGHAKSICLNFGTAQKYGGVTNLRFDDTNPTKEDVEYVDGIMEDVHWLGFDWEDRLYYASDYFDQLYEWAIKFIKEGKAYVDDLNNEQISEYRGTITTPGKNSPYRDRSVEENLDLFTRMKNGEFKEGERVLRAKIDMAHPNMLMRDPIMYRILHAHHHRTGDKWCIYPMYDYAHGQSDFLEGITHSICTLEFEVHRPLYDWYLDQIVEGDYRPRQIEFARLNLTYTVMSKRRLLQLVENNYVEGWDDPRMPTISGLRRRGYTPAAIRNFADIIGVAKRDQTIDYSLLEFCLREDLNKTSNRVMAVLDPIKLIIDNLPDGYREEVEAVNNPEDETAGKRKLTFTKEIYIERDDFMEDPPKKFFRLKPGGEVRLKFSYIVNCTSVEKDENGNIIAIHCDYQPDTRSGMPNSNKRVKGTLHWVSAEDAVEAEVRLYDRLFLKENPNDHPEGETFLYNVNPDSLKKVTAFVEPSLKDALPGDRFQFERIGYFCVDKDSSENKLVFNRTVPLRDSWAKIANK; via the coding sequence ATGAGCAACAATACTGAAAACATTGATAATTTAGAAAATACTCCGACTAACTTTATTCATCAAATTATAGAAGAAGAGTTGGCTGAAGGTAAAAACGAAGGAAGAGTTCATACTCGTTTTCCGCCGGAACCTAACGGACACCTGCATATTGGACATGCAAAAAGCATTTGCTTAAATTTTGGCACAGCACAAAAATATGGTGGTGTTACCAATTTGCGTTTCGACGATACAAATCCGACAAAAGAAGACGTTGAGTACGTTGACGGAATAATGGAAGATGTACACTGGCTTGGCTTTGATTGGGAAGATCGGCTTTATTACGCTTCCGATTATTTCGACCAACTTTACGAATGGGCTATCAAATTCATTAAAGAAGGCAAAGCTTACGTCGATGATTTGAATAACGAACAGATAAGCGAATACAGGGGAACTATCACAACACCAGGAAAAAACAGTCCGTACAGAGATAGAAGTGTAGAAGAAAACCTAGACCTTTTCACCCGAATGAAGAATGGAGAGTTTAAAGAAGGTGAAAGAGTTTTGAGAGCAAAAATAGATATGGCTCACCCCAATATGCTAATGCGCGACCCTATAATGTATCGTATTCTTCACGCTCATCATCACCGCACCGGAGATAAATGGTGTATATATCCTATGTACGACTACGCTCACGGTCAGAGCGACTTTTTAGAAGGCATTACACATAGTATTTGTACATTGGAGTTTGAAGTCCACCGACCACTATACGATTGGTATCTAGACCAGATTGTTGAAGGCGATTACAGACCACGACAAATTGAATTTGCGCGTCTTAATCTAACTTATACGGTTATGAGCAAACGCCGCTTGTTGCAATTGGTAGAAAACAATTATGTTGAAGGTTGGGACGACCCCAGAATGCCTACTATAAGCGGTTTAAGAAGACGCGGTTACACTCCTGCCGCTATTCGCAACTTTGCCGATATTATTGGTGTTGCCAAAAGAGACCAAACCATCGATTATTCGCTTTTGGAATTTTGCTTGCGCGAAGATTTGAATAAAACTTCAAACAGGGTAATGGCGGTTCTTGATCCTATAAAACTGATTATAGATAATCTTCCCGACGGCTACCGCGAAGAAGTGGAAGCAGTCAACAACCCCGAAGACGAGACAGCCGGCAAACGCAAACTTACTTTTACCAAAGAAATTTATATCGAAAGAGATGATTTTATGGAAGACCCGCCCAAAAAGTTTTTCAGACTTAAACCCGGCGGCGAAGTTAGACTAAAATTCTCGTATATAGTTAATTGTACTTCGGTTGAAAAAGACGAAAACGGCAACATTATTGCTATTCATTGCGATTATCAACCCGATACAAGAAGCGGTATGCCAAACAGTAATAAAAGAGTTAAAGGGACTTTACATTGGGTATCGGCTGAAGACGCAGTAGAAGCTGAAGTCAGACTGTACGACAGATTGTTCCTCAAAGAAAATCCTAATGACCACCCCGAAGGAGAAACATTTTTGTATAACGTAAATCCGGATTCGCTTAAAAAAGTTACCGCTTTTGTCGAACCCAGCTTAAAAGATGCTCTTCCGGGCGATAGATTTCAGTTTGAACGAATAGGATACTTCTGCGTTGATAAAGATTCGTCGGAGAACAAATTAGTCTTTAACAGAACCGTACCTCTCAGAGATTCTTGGGCAAAAATTGCAAATAAATAA
- the def gene encoding peptide deformylase — protein MILPIVAYGHKNLRAKSIDISPDYPQLSELIENMWETMYESSGVGLAAPQINKSIRLFIVDATYYQDEKPEAVDFKKVFINAEILERFGEDVAFTEECLSVPDIHEEVIRKEKIRIRYLDENFEPHEEILEGIVARIVQHEYDHLEGVLFVDKIHPLRKIMNKKKLSDIQKGITEANYKMIFANKKK, from the coding sequence ATGATATTACCAATAGTTGCATACGGACATAAGAATTTGAGGGCAAAGAGCATTGATATTTCACCCGATTACCCCCAATTATCAGAGCTTATAGAAAACATGTGGGAAACCATGTATGAGTCGTCGGGTGTAGGGTTGGCGGCTCCGCAAATTAATAAATCGATACGTTTGTTTATAGTTGATGCTACTTATTATCAGGATGAGAAACCCGAAGCAGTCGATTTCAAGAAAGTATTTATTAATGCCGAAATATTAGAGCGTTTTGGCGAGGATGTCGCATTTACAGAGGAATGTTTGAGTGTTCCTGATATTCACGAAGAAGTGATTAGGAAAGAAAAAATTAGAATACGTTATTTAGACGAAAATTTTGAACCTCACGAAGAAATTCTTGAAGGGATTGTAGCTCGCATTGTTCAGCACGAATACGATCACTTAGAAGGAGTGCTATTTGTCGATAAAATTCACCCTTTGCGAAAGATTATGAATAAAAAGAAATTGTCGGATATACAAAAAGGCATTACCGAAGCTAATTATAAAATGATTTTTGCAAACAAAAAGAAATAA